A region of Mesorhizobium sp. M3A.F.Ca.ET.080.04.2.1 DNA encodes the following proteins:
- a CDS encoding sodium:proton antiporter has product MALFELTLVLLLIAVALTAVSRWLEVPYPSLLALAGAGIAFLPGAPMIEIDPDLALALFIAPVLLDAAYDTSLRDLKRYRLSLVLLALGAVIFTTVVVAFVGWKMAGLPIAAAIALGAIVAPPDAVAASAVLGQFKVPHRLTAILQGESLLNDATALLIYRIAVSAAVGTVMLKDAVPVVLLSTVGSVAAGYLFGRFSLLTLTRIEDAASSTVVQFAGTFAVWIIADRIGLSAIITIVVYAITIARTAPRHMSARRRVSTYSVWESAVFVLNVLAFVLMGLQARSIVGRLSGDGQGDAFLFAATVLAVVIAARLVWVLGYVAIIRRLARFGGDEQSRDAPTFRGAVLVGWCGMRGLVTLVVAFALPGNFPGRDPIVLAAFAVVLGTLVLQGMSLKPLLRLLDFERDTTIDREVAQARVAIMQAALDVLSRKTSAAAAVVREQYEAQRRVAENHEDAQAATEYDRLRLYAIKRQRDTLEELRRDGTIGDEAYHRLEEEIDWSELAASPAGRFQPLTT; this is encoded by the coding sequence ATGGCGCTCTTCGAACTCACCCTCGTCCTGCTTTTGATCGCCGTCGCACTGACGGCGGTGTCGCGGTGGCTGGAGGTTCCTTATCCGTCGTTGCTGGCGCTCGCCGGGGCGGGCATTGCCTTCCTGCCCGGCGCGCCGATGATCGAGATCGATCCGGATCTGGCGCTCGCGCTTTTCATCGCGCCGGTGCTGCTCGATGCCGCCTACGACACCTCGCTGCGCGACCTGAAGCGCTACCGGCTTTCGCTCGTGCTGTTGGCGCTTGGCGCCGTCATCTTCACCACCGTGGTGGTCGCCTTCGTCGGCTGGAAGATGGCAGGGCTGCCGATCGCGGCAGCCATCGCCCTCGGCGCCATCGTCGCACCGCCTGATGCGGTGGCGGCGAGCGCCGTGCTCGGGCAGTTCAAGGTGCCGCACCGCCTCACCGCCATCCTGCAGGGCGAGAGCCTGCTCAACGACGCCACCGCACTGCTGATCTACCGGATCGCGGTTTCGGCTGCCGTCGGCACGGTCATGCTCAAGGACGCAGTGCCGGTCGTCCTTTTGTCGACGGTGGGCAGCGTTGCCGCCGGCTATCTGTTCGGCCGTTTCTCGCTGCTGACGCTGACGCGCATCGAGGATGCGGCGAGCAGCACGGTGGTGCAGTTCGCCGGAACCTTCGCGGTCTGGATCATCGCCGACAGGATCGGTCTCTCGGCCATCATCACGATCGTCGTCTACGCCATCACCATCGCCCGCACGGCGCCGCGCCATATGTCGGCCCGCAGGCGCGTCAGCACCTATTCGGTCTGGGAGTCGGCGGTGTTCGTGCTCAACGTGCTGGCTTTCGTGCTGATGGGGCTGCAGGCGCGGTCGATCGTCGGCCGGCTCTCCGGGGACGGGCAAGGCGATGCATTTCTCTTCGCCGCAACGGTGCTGGCCGTCGTCATCGCGGCCCGCCTCGTCTGGGTCCTGGGATACGTCGCGATCATACGACGGCTTGCCCGCTTCGGCGGCGACGAGCAAAGTCGGGATGCGCCGACGTTTCGCGGGGCCGTGCTCGTCGGCTGGTGCGGCATGCGGGGGCTGGTGACGCTGGTGGTGGCCTTTGCCTTGCCCGGCAATTTCCCGGGGCGCGATCCGATCGTGCTTGCCGCCTTCGCGGTCGTTCTCGGCACGCTGGTGCTGCAGGGCATGAGCTTGAAGCCGCTGTTGCGCCTGCTCGACTTCGAAAGGGATACGACGATAGACCGCGAAGTGGCTCAGGCGCGGGTCGCCATCATGCAGGCCGCGCTCGACGTGCTGAGCCGCAAGACGTCGGCTGCGGCGGCCGTGGTGCGCGAGCAATATGAGGCCCAGCGCCGGGTCGCGGAGAACCACGAGGATGCGCAGGCGGCGACCGAGTACGACCGGCTGCGCCTCTACGCCATCAAGCGCCAGCGCGATACGCTGGAGGAATTGCGCCGCGACGGGACGATCGGCGACGAGGCCTATCACCGTCTGGAAGAAGAGATCGACTGGTCGGAACTGGCGGCGTCGCCGGCGGGGCGGTTCCAGCCGCTGACCACTTAG
- a CDS encoding endonuclease/exonuclease/phosphatase family protein produces the protein MKLVSYNIQYGFGSDGRYDLARAARLVDGADIIALQEVERHWQRSNEDDQPEMLSRLLPDYHWVYGPAFDMDASERRDGRLLNRRRQFGTMVLSKLPIVWSRLHTLPLRRTLRPLNTRNAALECMIRTPAGPVRLFSLHLAHVAAEERLAQIDYLLAEHRRAPSEGGPWSGADDEPERNWSNGQPEPECPQAAIWLGDFNMEPGSAEYRRIVGSTPYHRGAVYIDGFVDAAAVASEPVRDFHTHEKIIDGKLARRRLDHCFIAGMLAPRVRSVGADIGEVASDHFPLRVEIDLETPGIVSRSADR, from the coding sequence ATGAAGCTGGTCAGCTACAACATCCAGTACGGGTTCGGCAGCGACGGCCGCTATGATCTGGCGCGCGCCGCGCGCCTCGTCGACGGCGCCGATATCATCGCCCTGCAGGAGGTCGAGCGTCACTGGCAGCGCAGCAATGAGGACGACCAGCCGGAGATGCTGTCCAGGCTGCTGCCAGACTATCACTGGGTGTACGGCCCGGCCTTCGACATGGACGCCAGCGAAAGGCGCGACGGCCGTCTCCTCAACCGCCGCCGGCAGTTCGGCACGATGGTTCTGTCGAAGCTGCCCATCGTCTGGTCGCGGCTGCACACGCTGCCGCTGCGCCGCACGCTCAGGCCGCTCAACACCCGCAACGCGGCGCTCGAATGCATGATCCGCACGCCGGCCGGACCAGTGCGATTGTTCTCGCTGCATCTTGCGCATGTTGCGGCCGAGGAGCGGCTGGCACAGATCGACTACCTGCTTGCCGAGCATCGCCGGGCGCCATCCGAGGGTGGCCCGTGGAGCGGTGCCGACGACGAGCCGGAACGCAACTGGAGCAATGGCCAGCCGGAACCGGAATGCCCGCAGGCGGCGATCTGGCTCGGCGATTTCAACATGGAGCCGGGAAGTGCTGAATACCGGCGCATCGTCGGCAGCACGCCCTATCACCGCGGCGCCGTCTACATCGACGGCTTCGTCGATGCCGCTGCCGTTGCCAGCGAGCCCGTGCGGGACTTCCATACGCATGAGAAGATCATCGACGGCAAGCTGGCGAGGCGCCGGCTCGATCACTGCTTCATCGCCGGCATGCTGGCGCCGCGGGTGCGCTCGGTCGGCGCCGATATCGGCGAGGTTGCTTCCGACCACTTTCCGCTGAGGGTCGAAATCGATCTCGAGACGCCGGGGATCGTCTCAAGGTCGGCGGACAGGTGA
- a CDS encoding EamA family transporter, with the protein MTLFVFLAVLSAAAMHAIWNALVKVHLDRFLSITLMTLGMGAAALVVLPFVDVPKAEVWPFILASVFFHMGYRTFLIGAYKAGDFAQTYPLARGTAPLLSALGGIVVVREVPAPLAILGILLLSAGTLVMSFRGGAHLERLNLRAVAFALGTSIFIASYTLSDGSGARLAATATSYAAWLFVCDAAWALVLCLAFRGPQSLPVLARDWKAGLLTGVLSGAAYWIVMWAMTKAPIASVASLRETSILFAMMISVFALGEKMTGWRGAAALSIVAGVVALRLG; encoded by the coding sequence GTGACGCTCTTCGTCTTTCTTGCAGTGCTTTCGGCGGCAGCCATGCACGCGATCTGGAACGCTCTGGTCAAGGTCCATCTCGACCGCTTCCTGTCGATCACATTGATGACGCTCGGCATGGGCGCCGCCGCGCTCGTGGTGCTGCCTTTCGTCGACGTGCCAAAGGCCGAGGTCTGGCCATTCATTCTCGCCTCGGTGTTCTTCCACATGGGTTATCGGACATTCCTGATCGGCGCCTACAAGGCCGGCGATTTTGCCCAGACCTATCCGCTGGCGCGCGGCACCGCGCCGTTGCTCTCCGCGCTCGGCGGCATCGTCGTGGTGCGGGAGGTTCCGGCGCCGCTTGCCATCCTCGGCATCCTGCTGCTGTCGGCCGGAACGCTGGTCATGTCGTTTCGCGGCGGCGCCCATCTTGAGCGGCTCAATCTGCGCGCCGTGGCCTTCGCGCTCGGGACATCGATCTTCATCGCCAGCTACACGCTGTCCGACGGCAGCGGCGCGCGACTGGCTGCAACCGCGACAAGTTATGCGGCATGGCTGTTCGTCTGCGACGCCGCGTGGGCGCTGGTGCTGTGCTTGGCCTTTCGTGGGCCGCAGTCGCTTCCGGTGCTGGCGCGCGACTGGAAGGCGGGGCTGCTCACCGGCGTGCTCAGCGGTGCCGCTTACTGGATCGTCATGTGGGCGATGACCAAGGCGCCGATCGCTTCGGTGGCGTCGCTGCGCGAGACCTCGATCCTGTTCGCCATGATGATCTCGGTCTTCGCGCTGGGCGAGAAGATGACGGGCTGGCGCGGCGCTGCCGCGCTCAGCATCGTCGCAGGCGTCGTCGCGCTCAGGCTCGGATAG